The DNA segment GGCAAGACCTTGGACAGATCAGCAATTCGCAGATCCCGTTCCTGCGTCGGCAGATCGGCGTGGTGTTCCAGAACCACCAATTGCTGTTCGATCGCACGGTATTCAACAACATCGCCCTGCCGCTGCAGATTCTCGGCTTGTCCAAGGCCGAGATCGCCAAGCGTGTGGATTCGGCGCTCGAGCGCGTGTCGTTGAGTGACAAAGGCGAGCTGTTCCCGGCAGACTTGTCCACTGGCCAGCAGCAGCGGGTCGGTATTGCTCGCGCCATCGTCCATCAGCCAGCTTTGCTGCTGGCTGACGAACCGACCGGTAACCTCGATCCACGCCTGGCGGCGGAGATCATGGGCGTGTTCGAGGACATCAATCGCCTGGGCACCACGGTATTGATCGCCAGTCACGACCTGGCCCTGATCGCGCGCATGCGTCACCGCATGCTGACCCTGCAACGCGGCCGTCTGATCGGCGATGGGGAGGCCGGGCAATGAGCACCACACGTACACCAAAGGTTTCCGAGCGCGTCGCGCCCAAGCCTGCTGATCCGCAGCCGAGCAAGAAGCGCGGCGGCCACGATGACGACGGCCCGGATTTTCGCACCCTGTTCAATGCCTGGCTGGAAAGCCACCGGGCGAGCATGGCCGACAGCCTGCGCCGACTGGGCAAGCAGCCTATCGGTAGTTTCTTCACCTGCCTGGTGATGGCTGTGGCCTTGAGCATGCCGATGGGCCTGTCGCTGCTGCTGAAGAATGTCGAGCAACTGGGCGGTTCCTGGCAGCGTGCTGCACAGATTTCGCTGTACCTGAAGCTTGATGCCGGTAGCCGCGAAGGTGAGGCGCTGCGCGATGAAATCAAGGGCATGCCCGGGGTGGCCGATGCCCAATACGTCAGCCGCGAGCAGGCCTTGGAAGAGTTCCAGCAACAGTCCGGCCTGGGCGAAGCACTGCGTGAGTTGCCGGACAACCCGTTGCCGGGTGTCGTCGTGGTGACCCCGACCGAAGTCGACAAGCCCGCTTTGGAAGCCCTGCGTCAGCGCCTCTCGGAGCTGCCACAGGTTGAAGTGGCGCAGCTCGACCTGGTCTGGGTCGAGCGTCTGGCGGCGATTCTCAAGCTGGGCGACCGGTTCGTCTTCGGCCTGGCTGTGATGCTGATTTCTGCCTTGCTGTTAGTAATCGGTAACACAATTCGTCTACATATTGAAAACCGCCGTGTCGAGATCGAAGTGATCAAGCTGGTAGGCGGCACGGACAGCTACGTGCGCCGGCCTTTCCTGTACATGGGGGCGCTGTATGGACTGGGTGCCGGGCTGTTGGCCTGGGGCATCCTGGCGTTCGGGCTGGACTGGCTCAACGACGCGGTAGTCGGCCTTTCTGGCCTGTATGGTAGTGATTTCGCACTTGGCGGAGTGCCAGCGTCCGATGGTCTGTCGCTCTTGATTGGTGCAGTGTTGTTAGGGTATATCGGTGCATGGATTGCGGTGGCCCGCCACTTGAATGAGCTGGCCCCACGATAATGTTTTTGCGCCAGCATTGACTTTCTTACCGTTCTGGGAACTTGTTTCGCGGTTCCCGGTCAATGTTGGCAGTGCCCACAAGGCACGAGTCCAGTGAGTCGGAGGTTCTTGAATGACCACTTCGTTGCAACCTGCATATGCTTTGGTTCCCGGGGCAAACCTGGAAGCCTATGTGCACACGGTCAACAGCATTCCCCTGCTGACGCCCGAGCAGGAGCGTGAACTGGCCGAGCGTCTCTTTTACGAGCAGGATCTTGAGGCCGCTCGGCAAATGGTAATGGCCCACCTGCGTTTCGTCGTGCATATCGCGCGCAGCTATGCCGGCTACGGGCTGGCCCAGGCCGACCTGATTCAGGAAGGCAACGTTGGCCTGATGAAGGCGGTAAAACGCTTCAACCCGGAAATGGGCGTGCGTCTGGTGTCCTTCGCGGTGCACTGGATCAAGGCCGAGATCCACGAATTCATCCTGCGCAACTGGCGCATCGTCAAGGTGGCTACCACCAAGGCCCAGCGCAAGCTGTTCTTCAACCTGCGCAGCCAGAAGAAACGCCTGGCCTGGCTGAACAACGACGAAGTGCATCGGGTTGCCGAGAGCCTCGGCGTCGAGCCACGTGAAGTCCGCGAGATGGAAAGCCGCCTGAGCGGTCAGGACATGGCTTTCGATCCGGCCGCAGAGGCTGATGACGACAGCGCCTTCCAGTCGCCTGCGCATTACCTGGAAGACCACCGCTACGACCCGGCCATGCAGCTTGAGGATGCCGACTGGAGCGACAACTCCACCAGCAACCTGCACGAGGCCTTGAGTGGCCTGGACGAGCGTAGTCGGGACATCCTCTATCAGCGCTGGCTGGCCGAAGAAAAGGCCACGCTGCATGAGCTGGCAGAGAAGTACAGCGTGTCGGCTGAGCGTATTCGTCAGCTGGAGAAGAACGCGATGAACAAGGTCAAGGCGCTGATTGCCATCTGATTGGTTGCCAGGCTGTTAAAAAACCGCCTGTCCCTTACGGGGCAGGCGGTTTTTTTTTGGGGCAGTGCTAGTGCTATCGCGGGGCAAGCCCGCTCCCACGAGAGACTGAACGTGCCGGACAGATCGTGGGAGCGGGCTTGCCCCGCGATAGAGCCTCAAGGCCCCCGTGAAGCCTCCAGCTGCATCAGATAGCTGGTGCCGCCCAACTGGCTCATCTGCCGCCGAATCCACCCCGCCCGGCTCGCGACATAGGCGCTGGGCCGGCCAGCATTCCACTTGAGTGGGCTCGGCAGCACCGCCGCCAATTGCGCAGCCTGTTGGCGAGTAAGGCGGCTGGCATCCACGCCAAAGTGATAACGCGCCGCCGCTTGGGCGCCAAACACCCCTGGCCCCCATTCGACGCTGTTCAGATACACCTCAAGGATCCGCTCCTTCGACCAGAACAGCTCGATCAATGCGGTAAACCAGGCCTCCAGCCCTTTGCGCAACCAGCTGCGCCCCGACCACAGGAACAGGTTCTTGGCCACCTGCTGAGTCAAGGTACTGGCCCCGCGAATGTTGCCACCGCGCTCGTTATGCGCCAGTGCGGCCTGGATCGCTGGAATGTCAAAGCCCCAGTGATTGGCGAATTTCTGGTCTTCGCCGGCAATCACCGCCACTTTCAGGTCATCGGAAATGCGCTCCCACGGCTCCCAGTCGCGCTGCAGGTCAATCGGCTCGCCACTGAACCAGGACTGCACCTTGCGCTCGACCATCAGCGCCGTGCCCGGTGGCGGTATCCAGCGCAGCACCAGAACCAGCACGATACTGCCAGCAGCAAACCAGAGCAGGGCGCGGACGACGCGGCGGAAAAAAGATGACAGCATGGCGATGGCTTGGCCGGACCGATGGAAGGGGCCATTATACAGACCCCTTCCGAGGAGTCGTCCCATGCTTCGCAGCTTCCTGATGCTCGCCGCGTTTTTCGGATTCACCGGTGTCGCCCTGGGTGCGTTCGCTGCCCACGGTCTGAAAAACCGCCTCAGCGCCGAGTACCTGGCCATCTTTCATACCGGTGTGACCTATCAACTGGTGCATACCTTGGCGATCTTTGCTGTTGCGCTGCTCGCCGCGCACCTGCCGGGGCGCCTGGTGGGCTGGGCCGGCGGTCTGTTCGCGCTGGGGATCGTGCTGTTCTCCGGTAGCCTGTACCTGTTGACCCTGAGCGGCTTGGGCAAGCTGGGCATCATTACCCCGATCGGTGGCCTGTGCTTGCTCGCGGGCTGGCTGTGCCTGGGCCTGGCAGCCTGGCGTCTGGGCTGACCGACTGGTCCACAATCGCGACTAATGGTGCCCGCCACCCTTGGGTTCAACGGTGGATCGGGGCTAGAATGCGGGCCCCAAAGAACAATGGTGGCCGTGCGCATGCGCATTCAACTGAACGGTGAACCCTACGAATTGCCCGCTGGCGAGAGCGTTGCCGCCTTGCTCGCTCGGCTGGAGCTGACCGGTCGCCGGGTGGCGGTGGAGCTCAACCTGGATATCGTGCCGCGCAGCCAGCACGACAGCACCCAGCTCAGCGAGGGTGACCAGGTCGAAGTGGTCCATGCCATTGGTGGCGGCTAAGCCTGCCCCGGCAATTCACTGAACGCCCCGCAACCTTTCCAGAGGAACACAGATGAGCAACGTTCGTAGCGACAAGCCCTTCACCCTGGCCGGGCGCACTTTCCAGTCGCGCCTGCTGGTCGGCACCGGCAAGTACCGTGACATGGAAGAAACCCGCCTGGCCATCGAGGCCTCGGGTGCCGAGATCGTCACCGTTGCTGTGCGCCGCACCAACCTTGGCCAGAATCCGGGCGAGCCGAACCTGCTCGACGTGCTGCCGCCAGATCGCTACACCATCCTGCCGAACACCGCAGGCTGCTACGACGCGGTCGAAGCCGTGCGTACCTGCCGCCTGGCCCGCGAGCTGCTCGATGGCCACAACCTGGTCAAGCTCGAAGTACTGGCCGACCAGAAGACCTTGTTCCCTAACGTCATCGAAACCCTCAAGGCCGCCGAAGTGCTGGTCAAGGACGGTTTCGACGTGATGGTCTACACCAGCGACGATCCGATCATTGCCCGTCAATTGGCCGAGATCGGCTGCATCGCGGTCATGCCGCTGGCAGGCCTGATCGGTACCGGCCTGGGCATCTGCAATCCGTACAACCTGCAGATCATCCTCGAAGAATCCAAGGTGCCGGTATTGGTCGACGCAGGCGTGGGTACCGCCTCTGACGCCACCATTGCCATGGAAATGGGCTGTGAGGCTGTGCTGATGAACTCCGCCATTGCCCACGCTCAGCAGCCGGTGTTGATGGCTGAAGCCATGAAGCATGCAATCGTAGCTGGTCGTCTGGCGTATCTCGCCGGGCGCATGCCGAAGAAACTCTATGCCAGCGCCTCGTCGCCGCTGGATGGTCTGATCAAGTAAGAGCCCCTGATGACTGAATCGCAAGAAACGCCGATCACCGCTGACGGCGAAGAGCGCCCACACCGCCGCATCAAGAGTTTCGTGATGCGCGCCGGGCGCATGACCGAAGGCCAGCAACGTGGTCTGGACCAGGGCGGCCCCCTGTTCATCCTGCCCCTGGCTGACAGCCCAGTGGACTACGACCAAGTGTTCGGCCGCTCGGCGCCGCGCACCCTGGAGATCGGCTTTGGCATGGGCCATTCGCTGCTGGAGATGGCTGCTGCCGCGCCTGAGCAGGACTTCATCGGTGTCGAAGTCCACCGTCCAGGTGTCGGCGCGCTGCTCAATGGCGTGCTGACCCAGGGTCTGAAGAACCTGCGTGTGTACGACTGCGACGCGATCGAAGTGCTTAACCGCTGTGTGGCCGACAACAGCCTGGATCGGTTGATGCTGTTCTTCCCCGACCCATGGCACAAGGCGCGCCACCACAAGCGCCGGATCGTCCAGCTGGAGTTCGCTGAGCTGGTGCGACGCAAGCTCAAGCCGGGCGGTGTATTCCATATGGCTACCGACTGGGAGCCGTATGCCGAGTACATGCTGGAAGTGATGAGC comes from the Pseudomonas urmiensis genome and includes:
- the thiS gene encoding sulfur carrier protein ThiS, which encodes MRIQLNGEPYELPAGESVAALLARLELTGRRVAVELNLDIVPRSQHDSTQLSEGDQVEVVHAIGGG
- the trmB gene encoding tRNA (guanosine(46)-N7)-methyltransferase TrmB; the encoded protein is MTESQETPITADGEERPHRRIKSFVMRAGRMTEGQQRGLDQGGPLFILPLADSPVDYDQVFGRSAPRTLEIGFGMGHSLLEMAAAAPEQDFIGVEVHRPGVGALLNGVLTQGLKNLRVYDCDAIEVLNRCVADNSLDRLMLFFPDPWHKARHHKRRIVQLEFAELVRRKLKPGGVFHMATDWEPYAEYMLEVMSAAPGYRNQAADGAYVPRPQERPITKFERRGERLGHGVWDLKFEKLS
- the rpoH gene encoding RNA polymerase sigma factor RpoH, producing MTTSLQPAYALVPGANLEAYVHTVNSIPLLTPEQERELAERLFYEQDLEAARQMVMAHLRFVVHIARSYAGYGLAQADLIQEGNVGLMKAVKRFNPEMGVRLVSFAVHWIKAEIHEFILRNWRIVKVATTKAQRKLFFNLRSQKKRLAWLNNDEVHRVAESLGVEPREVREMESRLSGQDMAFDPAAEADDDSAFQSPAHYLEDHRYDPAMQLEDADWSDNSTSNLHEALSGLDERSRDILYQRWLAEEKATLHELAEKYSVSAERIRQLEKNAMNKVKALIAI
- a CDS encoding thiazole synthase, translated to MSNVRSDKPFTLAGRTFQSRLLVGTGKYRDMEETRLAIEASGAEIVTVAVRRTNLGQNPGEPNLLDVLPPDRYTILPNTAGCYDAVEAVRTCRLARELLDGHNLVKLEVLADQKTLFPNVIETLKAAEVLVKDGFDVMVYTSDDPIIARQLAEIGCIAVMPLAGLIGTGLGICNPYNLQIILEESKVPVLVDAGVGTASDATIAMEMGCEAVLMNSAIAHAQQPVLMAEAMKHAIVAGRLAYLAGRMPKKLYASASSPLDGLIK
- the mtgA gene encoding monofunctional biosynthetic peptidoglycan transglycosylase, whose translation is MLSSFFRRVVRALLWFAAGSIVLVLVLRWIPPPGTALMVERKVQSWFSGEPIDLQRDWEPWERISDDLKVAVIAGEDQKFANHWGFDIPAIQAALAHNERGGNIRGASTLTQQVAKNLFLWSGRSWLRKGLEAWFTALIELFWSKERILEVYLNSVEWGPGVFGAQAAARYHFGVDASRLTRQQAAQLAAVLPSPLKWNAGRPSAYVASRAGWIRRQMSQLGGTSYLMQLEASRGP
- a CDS encoding DUF423 domain-containing protein, which translates into the protein MLRSFLMLAAFFGFTGVALGAFAAHGLKNRLSAEYLAIFHTGVTYQLVHTLAIFAVALLAAHLPGRLVGWAGGLFALGIVLFSGSLYLLTLSGLGKLGIITPIGGLCLLAGWLCLGLAAWRLG
- the ftsE gene encoding cell division ATP-binding protein FtsE; this encodes MIRFEQVAKRYPNGHVGLHELSFRARRGEFLFVTGHSGAGKSTLLRLLLAMERPTSGKLLLAGQDLGQISNSQIPFLRRQIGVVFQNHQLLFDRTVFNNIALPLQILGLSKAEIAKRVDSALERVSLSDKGELFPADLSTGQQQRVGIARAIVHQPALLLADEPTGNLDPRLAAEIMGVFEDINRLGTTVLIASHDLALIARMRHRMLTLQRGRLIGDGEAGQ
- the ftsX gene encoding permease-like cell division protein FtsX; its protein translation is MSTTRTPKVSERVAPKPADPQPSKKRGGHDDDGPDFRTLFNAWLESHRASMADSLRRLGKQPIGSFFTCLVMAVALSMPMGLSLLLKNVEQLGGSWQRAAQISLYLKLDAGSREGEALRDEIKGMPGVADAQYVSREQALEEFQQQSGLGEALRELPDNPLPGVVVVTPTEVDKPALEALRQRLSELPQVEVAQLDLVWVERLAAILKLGDRFVFGLAVMLISALLLVIGNTIRLHIENRRVEIEVIKLVGGTDSYVRRPFLYMGALYGLGAGLLAWGILAFGLDWLNDAVVGLSGLYGSDFALGGVPASDGLSLLIGAVLLGYIGAWIAVARHLNELAPR